One genomic region from Croceicoccus sp. YJ47 encodes:
- the infB gene encoding translation initiation factor IF-2 — translation MSEDEKTTRTRKPLGLKRSVESGEVKQTFSHGRTNKVAVEVKRKRKILKPGETPAEAPKAAPTPDAAPAAKAPTPAPAPAPRPAPAAKKPPVSRETRQETQARLLREAEEARLASLEEANRREHQEKQKAFEAEKRRAEENRKAEEEAAKKAAEDASAPEAAPEPAEAKDEAPAKDAASKTDAAETASEPAPEENAAPEENAAPEEDKADTATKAPAPRKFTPVKRPEIKKPKEEKKPAPARETRGANAGDRRKGGKLTVNKALNEDEGARARSLAALKRAREKERRSQSRGPSQPREKQVRDVVVPEAITVQELGVRMAEKGADLVKALFNLGMMVTVNQTIDQDTAELLVEEFGHNITRVSESDVDIDTAEDVDPEDTLKPRAPVVTIMGHVDHGKTSLLDALRGTDVTRGEAGGITQHIGAYQVKTKSGDVVTFLDTPGHEAFTEMRMRGANVTDIVILVVAADDGLMPQTIEAINHTKAAGVPMIVAINKMDKPEANPQKIRERLLEHEIIVEDMSGDVQDVEVSAKEGTNLDKLLDAISLQAELLELKARPDRDAEATVVEAKLDKGKGPLATVLVSRGTLKRGDTFVVGTESGKVRALHDDKGRQVKEAGPSMPVEVLGLSGVPRAGDTLTVVENEQRAREVSEYRREKAAEKRTAATPATLDNMFSALNNDVVEFPVVIKADVQGSVEAIATALTRLSNDLIKVRILHQGVGAITESDVTLASSSSAPIIGFNVRPNAKARQQIEKNKVELKYYDVIYHLTEEIAKEMAGELGPERIENVVGRAEVKQVFPAVKRDKAAGLLVTEGTIRKGLFARLTRDDVIVSATTIQSLRRFKDDVAEVRAGLECGVVLEDTNDIKAGDMLEVFEVEERERTL, via the coding sequence ATGAGCGAAGACGAAAAAACCACCCGCACCCGCAAGCCGCTTGGCCTCAAGCGGTCCGTGGAATCGGGCGAGGTCAAGCAGACCTTCAGCCACGGCCGCACCAACAAGGTCGCGGTCGAGGTGAAGCGCAAGCGCAAGATCCTGAAGCCCGGCGAAACGCCCGCCGAGGCTCCGAAGGCCGCGCCGACGCCCGACGCCGCCCCCGCGGCAAAGGCGCCGACGCCGGCCCCCGCGCCGGCACCCCGTCCGGCTCCCGCCGCGAAGAAGCCGCCGGTGAGCCGCGAGACGCGCCAGGAAACGCAGGCCCGCCTGCTGCGCGAAGCCGAAGAGGCACGCCTCGCCTCGCTCGAGGAAGCGAACCGCCGCGAGCATCAGGAAAAGCAGAAGGCGTTCGAGGCAGAAAAGCGCCGCGCGGAGGAAAACCGCAAGGCCGAGGAAGAGGCCGCGAAGAAAGCCGCCGAGGACGCAAGCGCCCCCGAAGCCGCGCCGGAACCGGCCGAGGCGAAGGACGAAGCACCTGCGAAGGATGCGGCGAGCAAGACCGACGCCGCCGAAACGGCGAGCGAGCCTGCGCCCGAAGAGAACGCTGCGCCCGAAGAGAACGCCGCGCCCGAAGAGGACAAGGCCGACACCGCCACCAAGGCGCCGGCCCCGCGCAAGTTCACGCCCGTGAAGCGGCCCGAGATCAAGAAGCCGAAGGAAGAGAAAAAGCCCGCGCCCGCCCGCGAAACGCGCGGTGCCAATGCCGGCGACCGCCGCAAGGGCGGCAAGCTGACCGTGAACAAGGCGCTGAACGAGGACGAGGGAGCCCGCGCCCGCAGCCTCGCCGCGCTGAAACGTGCGCGGGAAAAGGAACGCCGCTCGCAGAGCCGCGGCCCCTCGCAGCCGCGTGAGAAGCAGGTGCGCGACGTCGTCGTGCCCGAGGCGATCACGGTACAGGAGCTCGGCGTTCGCATGGCCGAGAAGGGCGCGGACCTCGTCAAGGCGCTCTTCAACCTGGGCATGATGGTCACCGTCAACCAGACGATCGATCAGGACACGGCGGAGCTGCTGGTCGAGGAATTCGGCCACAACATCACCCGCGTGTCCGAAAGCGACGTCGATATCGACACCGCCGAGGACGTCGATCCCGAAGATACGCTGAAGCCGCGTGCGCCGGTCGTCACCATCATGGGCCATGTCGATCACGGCAAGACCAGCCTGCTCGACGCGCTGCGCGGGACCGACGTGACCCGCGGCGAGGCGGGCGGCATCACGCAGCATATCGGCGCCTATCAGGTGAAGACGAAGAGCGGCGATGTCGTGACCTTCCTCGACACGCCGGGCCACGAAGCGTTCACCGAGATGCGGATGCGCGGTGCCAATGTCACCGACATCGTCATCCTCGTGGTGGCCGCCGATGACGGGCTGATGCCGCAGACGATCGAGGCGATCAATCACACGAAGGCGGCCGGCGTGCCGATGATCGTGGCCATCAACAAGATGGACAAGCCCGAGGCCAATCCGCAGAAGATCCGCGAGCGCCTGCTCGAGCACGAGATCATCGTCGAGGACATGAGCGGCGACGTGCAGGATGTCGAGGTGTCGGCCAAGGAAGGCACCAATCTCGACAAGCTGCTCGACGCGATTTCGCTGCAGGCCGAATTGCTGGAGCTGAAGGCGCGGCCTGACCGCGATGCGGAGGCCACGGTGGTCGAGGCGAAGCTGGACAAGGGCAAGGGGCCGCTGGCCACCGTGCTCGTCAGCCGCGGCACGTTGAAGCGCGGCGATACCTTCGTCGTCGGCACCGAGAGCGGCAAGGTCCGCGCGCTGCACGACGACAAGGGGCGCCAGGTGAAGGAAGCCGGCCCGTCCATGCCGGTCGAGGTTCTCGGCCTCAGCGGTGTGCCGCGTGCCGGCGATACGCTGACCGTGGTGGAAAACGAGCAGCGCGCCCGCGAGGTTTCGGAATATCGCCGCGAAAAGGCCGCAGAGAAGCGCACGGCGGCAACGCCTGCGACGCTCGACAACATGTTTTCCGCGCTCAACAACGATGTCGTGGAATTCCCGGTCGTCATCAAGGCGGACGTGCAGGGTTCGGTCGAGGCGATCGCAACCGCGCTCACCCGCCTGTCCAACGATCTCATCAAGGTGCGCATCCTGCACCAGGGTGTGGGCGCCATCACCGAGAGCGACGTGACGCTGGCCTCGTCCAGCAGCGCGCCGATCATCGGCTTCAACGTCCGCCCGAACGCCAAGGCGCGTCAGCAGATCGAGAAGAACAAGGTCGAGCTGAAATATTACGACGTGATCTATCACCTGACCGAGGAAATCGCGAAGGAGATGGCGGGCGAGCTTGGTCCCGAGCGGATCGAGAATGTCGTCGGCCGCGCCGAGGTCAAGCAGGTGTTCCCGGCCGTAAAGCGCGACAAGGCGGCGGGTCTGCTCGTCACCGAAGGCACCATTCGCAAGGGGCTTTTCGCGCGTCTCACCCGCGACGACGTCATCGTTTCGGCCACCACGATCCAGTCGCTGCGCCGGTTCAAGGACGATGTTGCCGAAGTGCGCGCCGGTCTGGAATGCGGTGTCGTTCTGGAAGACACGAACGACATCAAGGCGGGCGACATGCTCGAGGTGTTCGAGGTCGAGGAACGCGAACGCACGCTGTAA
- the nusA gene encoding transcription termination factor NusA, translated as MASAISANRAELLAIATSVANEKMIDKSIVIEAMEEAIQKSARNRYGAENDIRAKLDPQTGDLRLWRVVEVVEEVEDYFKQVNVEQAQKLEDGAKVGDFIVDPLPPVDLGRIDAQSAKQVIFQKVRDAERERQYDEFKDRAGEIITGVIKSVEFGHVIVNLGRAEGIIRRDQQIPREMARTGERIRALISKVERNNRGPQIFLSRAHPDFMRKLFAQEVPEIYDGIIEIKAAARDPGSRAKIGVISHDSSIDPVGACVGMKGSRVQAVVQELQGEKIDIIPWSEDTATFIVNALQPATVSRVVIDEEEGRIEVVVPDDQLSLAIGRRGQNVRLASQLTDSQIDIMTEQESGEKRQKEFAERSKVFEEELDVDETLSQLLVAEGFTELEEVAYVERDEIAAIEGFDEELAEELQSRAVEALERREEVYRTQRRELGVEDDLAELPHLTEEMLVVLGRAGILTLDDLADLATDELIQKRRAEPRRRENSPPPRRTSQRSEDKGGVLGAYGLSEEQGNEIIMAARAHWFDDEDETPAPQAPAEQAAETATPEEAADAESSQ; from the coding sequence ATGGCCAGTGCAATTTCCGCCAATCGCGCAGAGCTTCTCGCCATCGCCACCTCGGTCGCGAACGAGAAGATGATCGACAAGTCCATCGTGATCGAGGCGATGGAAGAGGCGATCCAGAAGAGCGCGCGCAACCGTTACGGCGCCGAGAACGACATCCGCGCAAAGCTCGACCCGCAGACCGGCGACCTTCGCCTGTGGCGCGTGGTCGAGGTCGTCGAGGAGGTCGAGGACTATTTCAAGCAGGTGAATGTCGAGCAGGCGCAGAAGCTCGAGGATGGCGCGAAGGTCGGCGATTTCATCGTCGATCCGCTGCCGCCCGTCGACCTGGGCCGGATCGACGCGCAATCGGCCAAGCAGGTGATCTTTCAGAAGGTCCGCGATGCCGAACGCGAGCGTCAGTATGACGAGTTCAAGGACCGCGCCGGCGAGATCATCACCGGCGTCATCAAGTCGGTCGAGTTCGGCCATGTCATCGTGAACCTCGGCCGGGCGGAGGGCATCATCCGCCGCGATCAGCAGATCCCGCGCGAAATGGCCCGTACCGGCGAGCGTATCCGCGCGCTGATTTCCAAGGTCGAGCGCAACAATCGCGGGCCGCAGATCTTCCTCTCCCGCGCGCACCCCGATTTCATGCGCAAGCTGTTCGCGCAGGAAGTGCCCGAAATCTACGACGGCATCATCGAGATCAAGGCGGCGGCCCGCGACCCCGGCAGCCGCGCCAAGATCGGCGTCATCAGCCACGACAGCAGCATCGACCCCGTCGGCGCCTGCGTCGGCATGAAGGGCAGCCGCGTGCAGGCCGTCGTGCAGGAACTGCAGGGCGAGAAGATCGACATCATCCCGTGGAGCGAGGACACCGCGACCTTCATCGTCAATGCGTTGCAGCCCGCCACGGTGAGCCGCGTCGTCATCGACGAGGAAGAGGGCCGCATCGAGGTGGTCGTCCCCGACGATCAGCTTTCGCTGGCCATCGGTCGCCGCGGACAGAACGTGCGGCTGGCCAGCCAGCTCACCGACAGCCAGATCGACATCATGACCGAACAGGAATCGGGCGAGAAGCGGCAGAAGGAATTCGCCGAACGCTCCAAGGTGTTCGAGGAAGAGCTCGACGTCGACGAGACGCTTTCGCAGCTTCTGGTGGCCGAAGGCTTCACCGAGCTTGAGGAAGTCGCCTATGTCGAGCGCGACGAGATTGCCGCGATCGAAGGTTTCGACGAGGAACTGGCCGAGGAATTGCAGTCCCGCGCGGTCGAGGCTCTCGAACGGCGCGAAGAGGTCTACCGGACGCAGCGCCGGGAGCTGGGCGTCGAGGACGATCTGGCCGAGTTGCCGCATCTGACCGAGGAAATGCTCGTCGTGCTGGGCCGTGCCGGGATCCTGACGCTGGACGATCTGGCCGATCTCGCCACGGATGAGCTTATCCAGAAGCGCCGTGCCGAACCGCGCCGCCGCGAAAACTCGCCCCCGCCGCGCCGCACCTCGCAGCGCAGCGAGGACAAGGGCGGCGTGCTCGGCGCCTATGGCCTCTCCGAAGAGCAGGGCAACGAGATCATCATGGCCGCGCGCGCGCACTGGTTCGACGACGAGGACGAAACGCCCGCACCGCAGGCTCCTGCCGAACAGGCCGCCGAGACGGCCACGCCAGAGGAGGCCGCCGATGCGGAATCCTCCCAATGA
- a CDS encoding DUF448 domain-containing protein, whose protein sequence is MRNPPNEPLGSDSFDLQAGKGGKPSPAEAAPERRCILTGRVALRETMLRLAIAPDGTVMPDPRAQAPGRGAWIGVSRPALEEAMAKGHLRGALARGFKGAALTVPDDLPERAEAALTRSFTDRLGLEWRTGNLIAGSDRIAEKARGGRVHWLAHASDAGEDGSRKLDQAWRVGQDEEGSGMRGIRLPLDRAGLSVALGRENVVHLALTDRAAAGRVSALLARLLHFLGRDHGVAPPGPEPAEAAS, encoded by the coding sequence ATGCGGAATCCTCCCAATGAGCCGCTAGGTTCCGACAGCTTCGACCTGCAGGCGGGGAAGGGCGGCAAGCCCTCTCCGGCTGAGGCCGCGCCTGAACGCCGTTGCATTCTGACGGGGCGGGTGGCCCTGCGCGAAACCATGCTGCGTCTGGCGATCGCGCCCGATGGGACGGTCATGCCCGATCCGCGCGCGCAGGCGCCGGGTCGCGGCGCGTGGATCGGCGTGTCGCGCCCCGCTCTTGAAGAGGCGATGGCGAAGGGCCACCTAAGGGGGGCGCTGGCCCGCGGGTTCAAGGGGGCGGCGCTGACCGTGCCCGACGATCTGCCCGAACGGGCGGAGGCGGCGCTGACCCGCAGCTTTACCGACCGGCTCGGCCTCGAATGGCGGACGGGCAATCTGATTGCGGGTTCGGACCGCATTGCGGAAAAGGCGCGCGGCGGCCGCGTGCACTGGCTCGCCCATGCAAGCGATGCGGGCGAGGACGGATCGCGCAAGCTGGACCAGGCATGGCGCGTGGGACAGGACGAGGAAGGGTCCGGCATGCGCGGCATACGCTTGCCACTGGACCGGGCGGGCCTCTCTGTGGCATTGGGCCGCGAGAATGTCGTTCATCTGGCGCTGACCGATCGCGCCGCGGCGGGGCGGGTGTCCGCTCTGCTGGCACGGCTGCTTCATTTCCTGGGTCGCGATCACGGGGTCGCACCACCTGGACCCGAACCTGCGGAGGCGGCGAGCTAG